A region from the Aegilops tauschii subsp. strangulata cultivar AL8/78 chromosome 5, Aet v6.0, whole genome shotgun sequence genome encodes:
- the LOC109770111 gene encoding ASC1-like protein 1, with protein sequence MASLLEIFVGSCSSSAPPVDWEAEAYPEYADYAVLPLLLAFFPALRLLLNQFLFEVLARRLIFGKGYDKLVETDERRKKINKFKESAWKFVYYLSAELFSLSVTYNESWFTNTRYFWVGPGEQLWPDQKMKLKLKAVYMYAAGFYVYSIFDLLFWETRRKDFGVMMSHHVATVVLIVVSYICRLSRPGSVILPLHDASDIFLEIGKMAKYSSCEWLAVVAFLLFVASWILLRLIVFPFWILRSTSYEIAMIVDNENRKIYRTSYYYLFNTLLFSLLVFHIYWWVLIYRMLVKQIQSRGHVGEDVRSDSEGENNHED encoded by the exons ATGGCGTCCCTCCTGGAGATCTTCGTGGGATCCTGTTCCTCCTCGGCGCCGCCGGTGGACTGGGAGGCGGAGGCCTATCCGGAGTACGCCGACTACGCCGTCCTCCCCCTGCTCCTCGCCTTCTTCCCCGCCCTGCGCCTCCTCCTCAACCAGTTCCTCTTCGAG GTGTTAGCAAGACGACTTATATTTGGAAAGGGATATGACAAGCTTGTTGAAACAGATGAAAGGAGAAAGAAAATCAATAAATTTAAGGAATCGGCATGGAAATTTGTTTATTATCTTTCTGCAGAACTCTTTTCACTATCTGTAACATACAATGAATCGTGGTTTACAAATACAAGATACTTTTGGGTAGGGCCTGGCGAGCAGCTGTGGCCTGACCAAAAGATGAA GCTAAAGCTTAAGGCTGTATACATGTATGCCGCTGGATTTTACGTATATTCTATCTTTGATCTTCTGTTCTGGGAAACAAGACGCAAGGACTTCGGAGTCATGATGTCTCACCATGTGGCAACTGTTGTTCTGATTGTTGTGTCCTATATTTGCAG ATTATCTCGTCCTGGCTCGGTCATTTTACCCCTCCATGATGCAAGTGATATATTCCTAGAGATTGGAAAGATGGCCAAGTACAGTAGCTGTGAGTGGCTAGCTGTTGTAGCATTTCTACTTTTTGTGGCTTCATGGATCCTTCTTCGGCTAATAGTGTTTCCTTTCTGGATCCTAAGAAGCACCAG TTATGAAATAGCTATGATCGTGGACAACGAGAACAGAAAAATCTACAGAACCTCGTACTACTATCTCTTCAACACTCTCTTGTTTTCACTTCTGGTCTTTCACATATATTGGTGGGTACTGATTTACCGGATGCTCGTCAAACAAATTCAATCCAGAGGTCATGTTGGTGAGGATGTCCGATCCG ATTCTGAAGGCGAAAACAACCATGAAGATTAA